The following coding sequences are from one Nilaparvata lugens isolate BPH chromosome 4, ASM1435652v1, whole genome shotgun sequence window:
- the LOC111045190 gene encoding kinesin-like protein Klp98A: MASVKVAVRVRPFNQREIDMNAKCIIKMEGKKTRITNTSQKGNERQGELNKFFTFDHSYWSFDHNDPHYISQEQVFNDLGTDVVDAAFEGYNACVFAYGQTGSGKTFTMMGSKSNQGLMPRICEALFKRMALGANYRIEVSYLEIYNEKVKDLLLKDSGHNLKVRQHPTKGPCVMDLSRHLVSEYKHIQDLMEQGNNQRTTASTNMNDVSSRSHAIFTLMFVQAQGGLSNDVPTETVSKVHLVDLAGSERADASGATGQRLKEGAHINKSLVTLGSVISALAELSAGVSGRKAGGFIPYRDSVLTWLLKDSLGGNSKTIMIAAVSPADCNYSETLSTLRYANRAKNIINKPTINEDENVKLIRELREEITKLKSMMTESEGATEVQPKVLAVLQEKEAQEKVLREEWNEKWRETQKILQEQKALGLRKAGAGAGIVLDSDMPHLIGIDDDLLSTGVTLYHLNDGETLVGSSDADGDRQDIILNGVDVEKHHCSITLKNGVATLVPHHEALCWVNGSQVNKPTRLSQGCNILLGRTNLFRYNDPVEVEKLKKEGNSHSVLNLSRLSLMSCSTPDLCRDVENNNGSFRRPGSVVSESGRSREDILESREDILNESSIIREDDVHLSLREREQVLKKSIDQFNSDQESKLSFLASEHKRIVELQANLDRKKEELTLLEMKQTQFRRDSLNGTTEIDVNVLNNFKDSINNMEQELKLQNETLSVIVRNANENEKNFKRQNLNLSLVSGNDHQPLATSSPNITVNSNRIIEDLESPLSDSPRNFNLQMQQRTMFRKMSVDVDLDTDALYQMKFLTQQISNQRRLIMKCLESEINSDELNKHISVLQELKREYVRLEQQTDDCSSKENFKMDANGATQSSGTMSHDHLSHDSDDLSTSADDTISESLMGSRVFKSRDCLNCSVLSRSSRDIRYRILQDRLQMSLAPPSFSASIQDVNQLTSSNNYSLTRSMPSLNRISVWERRLNDSDWDQRLIVSVPNYLIRGAGRNTHYVYEVLVCVEGETYSILRRYRRFRELHLTMKHKYGDQVAKLSFPPRKLFLWQMDGELLAKERRPLLEIYLKRLLATCASISTCPLHNSCSKTALHQFSTFFKKGVFETGKYGTS, encoded by the exons GGCAATGAAAGACAGGGAGAGCTGAACAAGTTTTTCACTTTCGATCATTCCTATTGGTCCTTCGATCATAATGACCCTCATTACATTTCACAAGAGCAG gTGTTCAACGACTTGGGCACAGACGTGGTGGACGCGGCGTTTGAGGGCTATAACGCATGCGTGTTTGCGTACGGCCAAACAGGTAGTGGAAAAACGTTCACTATGATGGGATCGAAGTCCAATCAGGGTCTCATGCCTAGGATATGCGAGGCGCTTTTCAAGCGTATGGCGCTCGGCGCTAACTATCGCATAGAG GTGAGCTACCTTGAGATCTACAACGAAAAGGTGAAAGATCTGCTGCTTAAAGACTCTGGCCACAACCTGAAAGTGCGCCAACATCCCACCAAGGGTCCTTGTGTCATGGACTTGTCCAGGCATCTGGTATCGGAGTACAAACATATTCAG GATTTAATGGAACAAGGCAACAACCAACGCACAACCGCATCGACGAATATGAATGACGTGAGCAGCAGAAGTCACGCCATATTCACGCTGATGTTCGTTCAGGCGCAAGGAGGCCTCTCTAACGATGTACCCACTGAAACTGTGTCCAAAGTGCACCTGGTCGACTTGGCTGGCAG CGAGCGAGCAGATGCTTCAGGAGCGACCGGTCAACGCCTGAAGGAAGGCGCTCACATCAACAAGTCCCTTGTGACTCTGGGTTCTGTGATCTCAGCATTGGCCGAGTTGTCAGCTGGTGTCTCCGGCCGCAAGGCGGGTGGTTTCATCCCCTACAGGGACTCAGTACTCACCTGGCTGCTCAAGGACAGTCTCGGTGGCAACTCTAAGACTATCATGATTGCTG CTGTATCACCTGCAGACTGCAACTACAGTGAGACACTGAGTACACTGCGTTATGCTAATCGAGCCAAGAACATAATCAACAAGCCCACAATAAATGAAGACGAGAATGTGAAGTTGATCAGAGAATTGAGAGAGGAGATAACCAAATTGAAATCGATGATGACTGAGAGCGAAGGC GCAACAGAAGTGCAACCGAAAGTCCTGGCCGTTCTCCAAGAGAAAGAGGCTCAAGAAAAGGTGCTCCGCGAGGAATGGAACGAAAAATGGCGGGAAACACAGAAAATCCTACAGGAACAGAAAGCCCTAGGACTACGCAAGGCTGGTGCTGGAGCGGGGATTGTTCTAGACTCGGATATGCCTCACTTAATTGGTATAGATGACGATCTACTTAGCACTGGGGTGACTTTGTATCACTTGAATGATGGGGAGACGTTAGTTGGCAGCAGTGACGCCGATGGAGATCGACAGGATATAATTCTGAATGGAGTTGATGTAGAGAAACATCACTGCAGTATCACGCTGAAAAACGGGGTGGCAACCCTGGTGCCTCATCACGAAGCCCTATGTTGGGTGAATGGGTCACAGGTGAACAAACCTACCCGTCTCTCACAAGGTTGCAATATTCTCCTGGGACGCACCAACCTGTTCCGTTATAACGATCCCGTTGAAGTCGAGAAGCTCAAGAAAGAAGGTAACAGTCACTCAGTGCTCAACCTGTCCCGGTTATCTCTAATGAGCTGTTCCACACCTGACCTGTGTCGTGATGTTGAAAACAACAATGGAAGTTTCAGAAGACCGGGGTCGGTGGTGTCGGAATCTGGGAGATCTAGAGAGGATATCCTAGAGTCCAGAGAGGATATCCTGAACGAGAGTTCGATAATTAGGGAGGATGATGTCCATCTATCCCTCCGGGAGAGGGAACAAGTACTGAAGAAGTCCATCGACCAGTTTAACTCAGATCAAGAGTCGAAACTGTCGTTCCTAGCCAGTGAACATAAACGGATAGTCGAGTTGCAGGCGAATCTAGACCGTAAAAAAGAGGAACTAACGTTGTTAGAAATGAAACAAACCCAGTTTCGACGAGACTCCCTGAATGGGACCACAGAGATCGATGTCAATGTTCTAAATAATTTCAAggattcaatcaacaatatggAGCAGGAACTGAAGCTACAGAATGAGACGTTGAGTGTTATCGTTAGGAACGCTAATGAAAACGagaagaatttcaagagacaaaACTTAAATCTGAGTTTAGTATCGGGTAATGATCATCAACCGTTAGCAACCAGTTCCCCCAATATCACAGTGAACAGCAACAGAATAATCGAGGATTTGGAAAGTCCGTTATCGGATTCCCCCAGGAACTTCAACCTCCAAATGCAACAACGAACCATGTTTAGGAAGATGTCTGTAGATGTAGATCTCGACACAGACGCCCTCTACCAGATGAAATTCCTGACTCAGCAGATCTCCAACCAGAGACGTTTAATCATGAAGTGTTTAGAAAGCGAGATAAACTCGGACGAATTGAATAAGCATATTTCAGTTCTGCAAGAGCTGAAGAGGGAGTATGTGCGATTGGAGCAACAGACTGATGATTGCAGCAGTAAGGAGAATTTCAAGATGGACGCCAACGGTGCCACTCAGAGCAGCGGCACAATGTCGCACGACCATCTGTCGCACGACTCTGACGATCTGTCAACGTCGGCCGACGACACGATATCTGAGTCGTTGATGGGCAGTCGTGTGTTCAAGAGTCGTGACTGTTTGAACTGTTCGGTGCTCAGTCGGTCGTCGCGAGATATCCGGTACAGAATATTACA GGACAGATTACAAATGTCATTAGCGCCTCCATCTTTTAGTGCTTCT ATACAAGATGTTAATCAACTAACTtctagtaataattattctctaacGAGATCCATGCCTTCACTTAATAGAATCTCAG tgTGGGAAAGGAGGCTGAATGACTCAGACTGGGACCAAAGACTGATAGTATCAGTGCCGAATTACCTGATTAGAGGCGCTGGCAGAAATACGCACTACGTTTACGAGGTGCTTGTCTGCGTCGAAGGTGAAACCTACTCGATACTGCGCAGGTACCGGCGATTCAGAGAGCTGCATCTCACTATGAAGCACAAGTATGGAGACCAG gtAGCCAAGCTATCGTTTCCGCCGCGGAAACTGTTTCTTTGGCAAATGGACGGAGAGTTGCTGGCAAAAGAGAGGAGACCGCTGCTCGAAATTTACCTGAAAAGACTGTTGGCAACTTGTGCCTCCATCAGCACATGTCCGCTTCacaacagctgttccaaaacggCGCTACACCAGTTTTCAACTTTCTTCAAGAAAGGTGTCTTCGAAACTGGGAAATATGGTACTAGTTGA